One part of the Arachidicoccus terrestris genome encodes these proteins:
- a CDS encoding SDR family oxidoreductase — protein sequence MASFKNKVVVITGGSEGIGKALVHAFLEDGAKVATCGRNFDKLYQLQTQYPNKPLLTHAADVSKENECNQFIQKVIKVYGTIDILINNAGISMRALFEETELETLRKLMDINFWGAVYCTKFALPFIIENKGSVAGISSIAGFRGLPGRSGYSASKFALNGWLESLRTELADSGVHVLTACPGFTASNIRKVALNKDAKPEAESLMKEEKMMSSSECAAHIFKAIEGRRRTLILTNQGKEAVWLNRLLPSLADKLIHKFYFKDGNLIK from the coding sequence ATGGCTTCATTTAAAAATAAAGTGGTTGTCATTACCGGCGGTTCCGAAGGAATCGGTAAAGCATTGGTACATGCTTTTCTGGAAGATGGCGCCAAAGTGGCTACCTGTGGGCGTAATTTCGATAAACTCTATCAGTTGCAGACACAGTATCCGAATAAGCCGCTACTCACACATGCAGCGGATGTGAGCAAGGAAAACGAGTGTAATCAGTTTATTCAAAAAGTGATCAAAGTTTACGGCACTATTGATATTCTCATTAACAATGCAGGTATCTCTATGCGGGCGCTGTTTGAAGAAACGGAGCTCGAGACTCTGAGAAAACTGATGGATATCAATTTTTGGGGCGCCGTATACTGCACTAAATTTGCCTTACCCTTTATTATCGAAAATAAAGGCAGCGTGGCAGGCATTTCCTCCATTGCAGGCTTTAGGGGGCTCCCCGGGCGCTCGGGTTATTCTGCCTCTAAATTTGCGCTGAATGGATGGCTGGAATCCCTGCGCACGGAACTCGCCGACAGTGGCGTTCATGTGCTGACGGCCTGTCCGGGCTTTACCGCCTCCAATATCCGGAAAGTAGCGCTGAACAAAGATGCCAAACCAGAGGCAGAATCGCTGATGAAGGAAGAAAAGATGATGTCTTCCTCCGAATGTGCAGCACATATTTTTAAAGCCATCGAAGGCAGAAGAAGAACACTTATCTTAACCAATCAAGGGAAGGAGGCCGTCTGGCTGAATCGTTTACTTCCCTCCCTGGCGGATAAATTGATTCATAAATTTTATTTTAAGGACGGTAACCTGATCAAATAA
- a CDS encoding GLPGLI family protein — MKKIIQYSLMAIGLLVFTTASSQNALFLNQGNITFQKTTNVLAILKENMGDDNVWGAKMVEAYEKSSNPHSAVLTFNLAFNGNKTLYTPVETDAAKIPMMEFLLSAAGNNTVYTDLDSAKSSSLKNIFDESFLVNDSLRKIRWKITDETRMIAGFQCRRANAIVMDSIYVVAFYTDMIPTSGGPESFTGLPGMILGLALPHKHMTWFASKVSASPPVDPATLVPPKGKRKTETISRKALYERLNKRLKDWGKNGALIMQNSLL; from the coding sequence ATGAAAAAAATAATTCAATATAGCTTAATGGCCATCGGACTGCTGGTTTTTACAACGGCCAGCAGTCAGAATGCCCTGTTCCTGAACCAGGGGAATATTACCTTTCAGAAAACCACTAATGTACTGGCCATCCTGAAGGAAAATATGGGCGATGATAATGTCTGGGGTGCCAAAATGGTGGAAGCGTATGAGAAAAGCAGCAACCCTCACAGCGCTGTATTAACGTTTAACCTGGCTTTTAATGGTAACAAAACCCTTTATACTCCTGTAGAAACCGACGCGGCAAAAATACCCATGATGGAGTTTCTGCTGTCTGCCGCCGGTAATAATACGGTCTATACTGATCTGGACAGTGCTAAATCCAGTTCCCTGAAAAATATCTTTGACGAGAGCTTTCTGGTCAATGACAGCCTGCGGAAGATCCGCTGGAAGATTACCGATGAGACCAGGATGATTGCCGGGTTTCAGTGTAGAAGGGCGAATGCGATTGTGATGGATTCCATTTATGTGGTCGCTTTCTACACGGATATGATCCCGACCAGCGGTGGCCCGGAGTCTTTCACCGGGCTCCCCGGTATGATACTGGGACTGGCATTGCCTCATAAGCACATGACCTGGTTTGCCAGTAAAGTTTCTGCCAGCCCCCCGGTGGACCCCGCCACACTGGTACCCCCTAAAGGGAAGCGAAAGACAGAGACAATTTCACGAAAAGCCTTGTATGAACGGTTGAATAAAAGATTGAAGGACTGGGGTAAAAACGGAGCATTGATTATGCAGAATTCTTTATTGTGA
- a CDS encoding glycogen synthase — protein MNILHVSAECYPVAKVGGLGDVAGALPKYQKKQGHAAMLVMPMYKTSFLDKYEWDVVHKGQASLGDYSFNFTVIREKTEVLGFDLYQVDINGLLDRPKVYGYEDDPQRFIAFQTAVATWLQSWQTPPDIVHCHDYHTGLLPFFFKYGYGFRKLEKVPTVLTVHNAEYQGWLDWSHSNWLPAYDEWKSGLLEWNKTINPLASAIKNAWAVTTVSPSYLIELRYQSNGLEALFEYEKGKCSGILNGIDAELWNPETDILIDSHYNLKSVTTGKQDNKKAVAANFGLSPDRPLFTFIGRLVGEKAADLLPDSLAAFLREQDGKVNVLVLGSGEPEVEAGLQGLKGYFPNSYDFYKGYSEKLSHQLYAGADFLLMPSRVEPCGLNQMYALRYGTVPLVRRVGGLKDTITDIGDNGNGLCFDQASVSDILMTLNRALDLYQQPKKMEALRKKMMQIDHSWEKTVSAYINLYNTLHTKK, from the coding sequence ATGAATATATTGCATGTGTCGGCTGAATGCTATCCGGTCGCTAAAGTCGGTGGACTTGGAGATGTGGCGGGGGCCTTACCTAAATATCAGAAAAAGCAGGGACATGCGGCCATGCTCGTCATGCCGATGTATAAGACCAGCTTTCTGGATAAGTACGAGTGGGATGTGGTTCATAAAGGGCAGGCTTCGCTCGGTGACTACAGTTTTAACTTCACCGTGATCAGAGAAAAAACTGAAGTCCTCGGTTTTGACCTGTATCAAGTCGATATCAATGGCCTGCTGGATCGCCCGAAAGTTTATGGATATGAAGATGATCCGCAACGGTTCATCGCCTTTCAGACAGCAGTAGCCACCTGGCTACAGAGCTGGCAGACGCCACCGGATATTGTACACTGTCATGATTATCATACAGGGCTACTGCCTTTTTTCTTTAAATATGGCTATGGATTCCGTAAACTGGAAAAAGTGCCGACTGTCCTTACCGTACATAATGCCGAATATCAGGGGTGGCTGGACTGGAGTCACAGCAACTGGCTACCGGCCTATGATGAGTGGAAGTCCGGCCTGCTGGAATGGAATAAAACGATTAATCCGCTGGCCAGTGCCATAAAAAACGCCTGGGCAGTCACCACCGTCAGCCCCAGCTATCTGATAGAACTCCGTTATCAATCCAATGGACTGGAAGCCTTATTCGAATATGAGAAAGGTAAATGCAGCGGCATCCTTAACGGGATCGACGCCGAACTCTGGAATCCAGAAACAGATATATTAATCGACAGCCATTATAATTTAAAATCAGTCACCACTGGCAAACAGGACAACAAAAAAGCCGTAGCGGCTAATTTTGGGTTAAGCCCTGACAGGCCGCTATTCACTTTTATCGGCAGGCTCGTCGGTGAAAAAGCAGCCGACCTTTTACCGGACAGCCTGGCTGCTTTCCTTAGAGAGCAGGATGGGAAAGTGAATGTCCTGGTACTGGGGAGTGGAGAACCGGAAGTAGAGGCGGGCCTGCAGGGATTGAAAGGTTATTTTCCCAACAGCTATGATTTTTATAAGGGCTATAGTGAAAAACTCAGCCATCAATTATATGCCGGCGCCGACTTTCTTTTGATGCCCAGCCGGGTGGAACCCTGCGGGCTAAACCAGATGTACGCCCTTCGATACGGCACCGTCCCTCTGGTACGCCGGGTGGGTGGTCTTAAGGATACCATTACGGATATCGGCGATAACGGCAATGGTCTTTGCTTTGATCAGGCCAGTGTGAGCGATATCCTGATGACACTGAACAGAGCGCTTGACCTTTACCAACAGCCTAAAAAAATGGAGGCGCTTCGAAAAAAAATGATGCAAATCGATCACAGCTGGGAAAAGACCGTTTCCGCCTATATAAATCTATATAACACCCTGCATACAAAAAAATAA
- the lpxB gene encoding lipid-A-disaccharide synthase, producing the protein MKYYIIAGEASGDLHGSNLIRGLQQLDPAADIRAWGGDKMAATGASLVKHYRDLAFMGFVEVVTHLSTIFKNLSFCKNDITLFKPDVLILIDYPGFNLRIAKWAKKAGFKVVYYISPQVWAWKESRVPSMKKTIDKMLVILPFEQGYFADKFDWAVEYVGHPLVGAIQAFQANKASHPLPASLTGELAGKKIIAVLPGSRKQEVRKKLPVMLAMAKYFPDFQFVVAQAPSLEDAFYAPFLAPYPNVKAVTGKTYALLMRSAAALVTSGTATLETALFGVPEVVCYKGNPISYQIAKRLIKVKYISLVNLIMDRMVVRELIQDDLNELQLKSALTSILEDQNVITRLQKDYRELKEILSAGGNASVNAARAIVQFIA; encoded by the coding sequence TTGAAGTATTATATCATAGCAGGAGAAGCCAGTGGAGATCTGCACGGCAGTAATCTGATCCGTGGCCTGCAGCAGCTGGACCCGGCGGCAGATATCCGCGCCTGGGGTGGAGATAAAATGGCCGCCACGGGTGCCTCATTGGTTAAGCATTACCGTGATCTGGCCTTTATGGGTTTTGTTGAAGTGGTTACCCATCTAAGCACCATATTCAAAAATCTGTCCTTCTGCAAAAATGATATCACCTTGTTTAAGCCGGATGTTTTGATTCTCATCGATTATCCGGGCTTTAACCTGAGAATCGCTAAATGGGCAAAAAAAGCCGGCTTCAAAGTAGTTTATTATATTTCTCCCCAGGTCTGGGCATGGAAGGAAAGCCGGGTGCCGTCCATGAAAAAGACCATAGATAAGATGCTGGTGATCCTTCCTTTCGAACAGGGATATTTTGCAGATAAGTTTGACTGGGCCGTGGAATATGTAGGGCACCCGCTGGTCGGGGCCATTCAGGCCTTCCAGGCCAATAAAGCCAGCCATCCGCTGCCTGCATCACTGACCGGGGAATTAGCCGGCAAAAAAATCATTGCGGTATTACCTGGTAGCCGAAAACAAGAAGTACGGAAAAAGCTACCCGTTATGCTGGCTATGGCTAAGTACTTTCCCGATTTTCAGTTTGTGGTCGCGCAGGCACCTTCGCTGGAAGACGCCTTCTATGCACCGTTTCTGGCACCCTACCCTAATGTAAAGGCCGTTACCGGCAAAACCTATGCGCTGCTCATGCGTTCAGCAGCCGCGCTGGTAACCAGCGGTACTGCCACGTTGGAAACAGCCTTATTCGGGGTTCCGGAAGTTGTCTGTTATAAAGGTAATCCTATCAGCTATCAGATTGCCAAAAGGCTCATCAAGGTTAAATATATTTCCCTGGTCAATTTGATTATGGACCGCATGGTCGTACGTGAGCTCATTCAGGATGATCTCAATGAGCTCCAGCTAAAATCGGCACTCACCAGCATTTTAGAAGACCAGAATGTCATTACCCGCCTGCAAAAGGATTATCGCGAACTCAAAGAAATACTGTCAGCCGGAGGTAATGCCTCCGTTAATGCCGCCCGGGCTATTGTGCAATTTATTGCCTGA
- a CDS encoding ABC transporter ATP-binding protein has product MIELKNVKKSFGDKTIIKGVSMNLEAGKCNLIIGSSGSGKTVLTKCIVGLFTPEEGEILYEGKDIVSMDKRDRKELRQQIGMLFQGSALFDSMTVEQNIMFPLDMFSKLTQAEKQKRADEVLARVKLEDAHKKYPAEISGGMKKRVGIARAIVLNPKYLFCDEPNSGLDPQTSLLIDKLIKEITVEFNMTTIVITHDMNSVMEIGDHIVYMYQGIKQWEGSNKEIIYSKDEKLNNFIFASEFLQDVKQMRMEEQGIQQK; this is encoded by the coding sequence ATGATTGAACTAAAAAACGTAAAGAAGAGCTTTGGCGATAAGACGATCATCAAAGGCGTCTCCATGAATCTGGAAGCCGGCAAATGTAATCTGATTATCGGTTCCAGCGGCAGCGGCAAGACGGTGCTGACCAAATGCATTGTCGGGCTGTTTACACCGGAGGAAGGTGAGATTCTGTACGAAGGAAAAGATATTGTTTCCATGGACAAAAGGGATCGTAAGGAACTGCGCCAGCAAATCGGAATGCTGTTCCAGGGCTCAGCTCTTTTTGACTCCATGACAGTGGAGCAAAATATCATGTTCCCGCTGGATATGTTCTCCAAACTTACCCAGGCAGAAAAACAAAAAAGAGCAGACGAAGTCCTGGCCAGGGTGAAGCTTGAGGATGCGCATAAGAAGTATCCCGCTGAGATCAGTGGTGGGATGAAAAAAAGAGTGGGTATCGCCAGAGCTATTGTGCTTAACCCGAAATACCTGTTCTGTGATGAACCTAATTCCGGCCTGGATCCGCAAACATCTCTACTGATCGATAAACTGATTAAGGAGATCACCGTGGAGTTTAATATGACTACTATTGTTATTACCCACGACATGAACAGTGTTATGGAGATTGGGGATCATATTGTCTACATGTATCAGGGAATTAAACAATGGGAAGGCTCTAATAAAGAGATTATTTACTCCAAAGATGAAAAACTCAATAACTTTATCTTTGCTTCAGAGTTCCTGCAAGATGTCAAACAGATGCGTATGGAAGAGCAAGGCATCCAACAAAAGTAA
- a CDS encoding SAM hydrolase/SAM-dependent halogenase family protein, with amino-acid sequence MAIITLSTDIGTGDFIIGAFKGQLLSQGVSGSIVDITHQLSSTNFAEAAYICNNAFRYYPEDTIHIIVTSLFEYTHRHFLIARFAGHYIICPDNGILTMITHQVPAEVFKVPLHETAPLSAMVMLEAYAKAAAQLAKGRYPIQIGQKFTEFIERYPIRPTFGDNWIDGQIIFIDKFENVVVNINQEEFEACRKNRSFAITFGRNYASNQINKISENYSSASKDECLASFNSAGLLELSIRGGNMAGLFGLQGFKEENQAVQHILNNSAGGHKRNWFYQTIRIFFT; translated from the coding sequence ATGGCTATTATAACCTTATCGACAGATATCGGAACCGGAGACTTTATTATCGGCGCTTTCAAGGGGCAGCTGCTCTCCCAGGGTGTCTCTGGCAGTATCGTTGATATTACCCATCAGCTGTCTTCTACGAATTTTGCAGAGGCAGCCTATATCTGTAATAACGCTTTCCGTTATTATCCGGAAGATACTATTCATATAATTGTTACCAGTCTTTTCGAGTATACGCACCGGCATTTTCTGATTGCCCGGTTTGCGGGTCACTATATTATTTGCCCGGATAACGGCATCCTGACCATGATCACACACCAGGTGCCCGCCGAGGTGTTTAAAGTCCCCCTGCATGAGACCGCCCCCCTCTCGGCTATGGTGATGCTAGAGGCTTATGCCAAGGCTGCGGCGCAACTTGCAAAAGGCCGCTATCCGATTCAGATCGGCCAGAAATTTACCGAGTTCATAGAACGCTACCCCATCCGGCCCACATTCGGGGATAACTGGATCGATGGTCAGATCATCTTCATCGATAAGTTTGAGAACGTGGTGGTCAATATCAATCAGGAGGAATTCGAGGCCTGTAGAAAGAACCGGTCTTTCGCCATCACCTTCGGACGTAATTATGCCAGTAATCAAATCAATAAGATCTCCGAAAATTATAGCAGTGCCAGCAAAGATGAATGCCTGGCCAGTTTTAATTCAGCGGGATTGCTGGAGCTGTCTATCAGAGGCGGCAACATGGCGGGTCTGTTTGGTCTCCAGGGATTTAAGGAAGAGAACCAGGCCGTGCAGCATATCCTTAATAATTCAGCTGGCGGCCATAAACGGAACTGGTTTTATCAGACGATCCGGATCTTTTTCACATAA
- a CDS encoding outer membrane beta-barrel family protein produces the protein MRKKLLLILTGWLLLAHAFAQTPANLSGKVIDTSTHLGMKNASILLLHAKDSIMDQFTRSDKDGGFTLKNVDTGKYVLLICYPEYADYVEQLHITPDNKTTLGSITLVEKAHLLETVIVKQQIAAIRFKGDTTEFNADSFRTQPNASVEDLLKKLPGIQVDKDGKITAQGQTVEKVLVDGEEFFGDDPTLVTKNLRADMVDKVQLFDKTSDQAALTGIDDGEKQKTINIKLKEDKKNGYFGKLSAGVGTDQFYNTQGMFNYFKGKRKFAAYGTFANTGHMGLGFEDQMKYGVTGNNVQIMDGGGIMISGSGDDALSSFNGSYNGHGIPVVNSGGIHFDSKWNEDKDFLNLNYKIGGMSVKGSNSTDLQSNLPNGVLYTHTDDHFKKSLFRQKLDAAFEVKLDSMATLKINAGGSLSDNSTYDQYSTASDRGLDKDTVVNRGGRTIDNDGHDKAFTFNAFWAQKFHKKGRALTVNLSEYNKNSDISGYLYSKYDYYEDNEMTNSEVTDQFKTSTSKTNNLDVKATYTEPFSSKSSMVFNYGITSAKSNSDLKSFNKGEEGYTELDDTYSNHYLFDQFAHTGGAAYSYKDKKVQFNAGTNVSAVRYTQTNEYTGDALKRNFVNWNPSARLTYNFSSTNKVSASYYGSTTQPTVTQLQPVQNNSDNQNIYIGNPDLKPSFRNSFNASFWNSKVLNQRYFGFYGGYSMISNPIVTNVTTDLDSGKSVYQYVNLDQNTANYYGNFFYSRKLKFWDMGLGMDMGINGNKYVNFTNKEMNVTHANNYSLGLRLSKYKEKVLDCSLVFRTGYNSNKSTLQSQIDNNYWSYSLHPDLDFFLPAKFQIHTDLDYSYQQPTSSFDARKQTIWNAWIGKKFLKKENLLLKISVNDLLDQNKGFDRNAYNNNISQTYYTTIHRYFMLSLTWDFNKMGGAKKESATGVK, from the coding sequence ATGAGAAAAAAACTTCTGCTCATCTTGACAGGGTGGCTGCTGTTAGCGCATGCATTTGCCCAAACGCCCGCCAACTTATCAGGTAAGGTGATAGACACTTCCACCCACTTAGGCATGAAAAACGCCTCGATATTATTGCTGCATGCGAAGGACTCGATAATGGATCAGTTTACCAGATCCGATAAGGACGGAGGATTTACGCTGAAAAATGTGGACACCGGTAAATATGTTTTATTGATTTGCTACCCGGAATATGCCGATTATGTGGAACAATTACACATTACACCGGACAACAAAACCACACTAGGATCCATTACACTGGTTGAAAAAGCGCATTTACTGGAAACAGTGATCGTTAAACAACAGATCGCTGCCATCCGTTTTAAAGGGGATACCACGGAATTTAATGCAGACAGCTTCAGAACACAGCCCAATGCCAGTGTAGAAGATCTGCTTAAAAAACTGCCCGGCATACAAGTAGATAAGGATGGTAAGATAACGGCACAAGGACAGACAGTTGAAAAAGTGCTGGTAGACGGAGAGGAGTTCTTTGGTGATGATCCCACACTGGTTACCAAGAACCTGAGGGCAGATATGGTGGACAAAGTACAGCTCTTTGATAAAACCAGTGATCAGGCGGCACTCACCGGTATCGATGATGGAGAGAAGCAAAAGACGATCAATATCAAACTCAAGGAAGATAAAAAGAACGGCTATTTTGGCAAACTCTCTGCCGGCGTCGGTACGGATCAGTTCTATAATACCCAGGGGATGTTTAACTATTTTAAAGGCAAACGGAAATTTGCCGCCTATGGCACATTTGCCAATACCGGACATATGGGCCTGGGATTTGAAGATCAGATGAAATATGGCGTTACCGGTAATAATGTACAAATCATGGACGGCGGCGGTATTATGATCTCCGGTAGCGGAGATGATGCCTTGTCCTCCTTTAATGGAAGTTATAACGGGCATGGTATTCCGGTGGTCAATTCCGGAGGAATCCATTTTGATTCAAAATGGAATGAGGATAAAGACTTTCTGAACCTCAACTATAAGATCGGCGGCATGTCTGTCAAAGGCAGCAATTCCACCGATTTACAGAGCAATCTGCCGAATGGCGTACTCTACACGCATACGGATGATCATTTTAAAAAGAGCCTGTTCAGACAAAAACTGGACGCCGCCTTTGAAGTGAAGCTGGATTCGATGGCCACACTGAAGATCAATGCAGGTGGCAGCCTCTCCGACAATTCGACCTATGATCAGTACAGTACGGCCAGTGACCGGGGCCTTGACAAAGATACCGTCGTTAACAGGGGCGGGCGCACCATTGACAATGACGGCCATGATAAAGCCTTTACTTTTAACGCTTTCTGGGCGCAGAAGTTCCATAAAAAAGGCAGGGCGCTGACAGTAAATCTGAGCGAGTATAATAAAAACAGTGATATTTCGGGTTATCTGTATTCCAAGTATGATTATTATGAAGACAATGAGATGACCAATTCGGAAGTTACCGACCAGTTTAAGACCAGCACAAGCAAGACCAACAATCTGGATGTCAAGGCAACCTATACTGAACCGTTCAGTAGCAAGTCTTCTATGGTATTCAACTATGGCATCACCAGTGCCAAGTCCAATTCCGATCTCAAGAGTTTTAATAAAGGCGAGGAAGGATATACCGAACTGGATGACACGTATAGCAATCATTATCTGTTTGACCAGTTCGCGCACACCGGCGGGGCAGCCTACAGCTATAAGGATAAAAAGGTCCAGTTTAACGCAGGTACCAATGTCTCGGCCGTCAGATATACACAGACGAACGAATATACTGGTGATGCGCTTAAAAGAAATTTTGTCAACTGGAATCCTTCGGCCCGCCTCACCTATAATTTCTCTTCCACCAATAAGGTGAGCGCCAGCTACTATGGCAGTACCACTCAACCGACTGTAACGCAGCTGCAACCCGTACAAAATAATTCAGACAATCAGAACATTTATATAGGAAATCCGGATCTTAAACCTTCTTTCCGGAACTCTTTTAATGCCAGTTTCTGGAACTCCAAGGTTTTAAACCAACGATACTTTGGTTTCTATGGTGGGTATTCGATGATCAGTAATCCTATCGTAACTAATGTAACCACTGATCTTGACTCGGGAAAAAGTGTTTATCAATATGTGAACCTGGATCAGAATACCGCTAATTATTATGGTAACTTCTTTTACAGCCGTAAACTGAAATTCTGGGATATGGGCCTGGGAATGGATATGGGAATTAATGGCAATAAGTATGTCAACTTTACAAACAAAGAGATGAATGTGACCCATGCCAATAACTATTCTCTGGGGCTCCGCCTTTCGAAATACAAGGAAAAGGTACTGGATTGTTCTCTTGTTTTCAGAACCGGCTATAACAGTAATAAATCCACATTGCAAAGCCAGATTGATAATAATTACTGGTCCTATTCACTGCATCCCGATCTGGACTTTTTTCTGCCGGCAAAGTTTCAGATACATACCGATCTGGATTATAGCTATCAACAACCGACTTCCAGTTTTGATGCCCGTAAGCAGACGATCTGGAACGCCTGGATCGGCAAGAAGTTTCTGAAGAAGGAAAATCTGCTGTTGAAAATCTCCGTCAATGACCTGCTCGATCAGAATAAAGGTTTTGACAGAAACGCCTATAATAACAATATCTCCCAGACGTATTATACCACCATTCACCGGTATTTTATGCTGTCATTAACCTGGGATTTTAATAAGATGGGCGGTGCGAAGAAAGAAAGTGCAACGGGTGTTAAATAA
- a CDS encoding glucose-1-phosphate adenylyltransferase → MSFDSDKVVAVILGGGAGSRLYPLTATRSKPAVPIAGKYRLVDIPISNCMNSGIYKMFVLTQFNSASLNKHIKNTYHFSAFSKGFVDILAAEQTPESSEWFQGTADAVRQSLRHLQNQDYEYILVLSGDQLYQIDFKDMIEKHIENHAEISIATIPVNARDSGGFGIMKTDPDGAITSFIEKPSADLLPDWVSDTGEAMHAQGRDYMASMGIYIFNKSIIGRLLLNVHPTAKDFGKEIIPAAIGNYRVRSYQYEGYWTDIGNIHSFFEANLDLTQDIPSINLYDSAMAIYTRPRMLPAAKLNSGCVKSSVIAEGSIILCKSIEQCVVGIRSRIGFGSELKSCYIMGNDYYDTLAQITAQKESGLPPTGIGENCHIENAIVDKNVHIGNNVTIIGGPDLPDQDHELYTVKDGIVVIKKGSYISDNFVLK, encoded by the coding sequence ATGAGCTTTGATTCTGATAAAGTCGTTGCCGTCATTCTGGGCGGGGGCGCCGGTTCCAGGCTGTATCCCCTGACCGCCACCAGATCGAAACCTGCGGTCCCCATCGCCGGCAAATACCGTTTGGTGGATATTCCCATCAGCAACTGTATGAATTCCGGGATCTACAAAATGTTCGTGTTGACACAGTTTAATTCCGCCTCGCTGAATAAACATATTAAAAACACGTATCACTTCAGTGCTTTTAGTAAAGGCTTTGTGGACATCCTGGCCGCAGAACAGACACCAGAGAGCTCGGAATGGTTCCAGGGGACAGCAGACGCCGTCCGTCAGTCCCTGCGTCATCTCCAAAACCAGGATTATGAGTATATTCTGGTTCTTAGCGGTGACCAGCTTTATCAGATTGACTTCAAGGATATGATAGAAAAGCATATAGAAAACCATGCAGAGATTTCTATCGCAACCATTCCTGTCAATGCCCGGGACAGTGGCGGATTCGGCATTATGAAAACCGACCCAGACGGTGCTATCACTTCCTTTATCGAGAAGCCGTCAGCTGATCTTTTGCCAGACTGGGTAAGCGATACCGGTGAAGCAATGCATGCTCAGGGAAGGGACTATATGGCCTCCATGGGGATTTATATATTTAACAAGAGCATTATCGGCAGGCTGCTGCTGAATGTACACCCTACCGCCAAGGATTTTGGAAAAGAGATTATTCCTGCGGCCATTGGCAACTACCGGGTCAGAAGCTATCAATATGAAGGTTATTGGACTGATATCGGTAATATTCATTCCTTTTTTGAGGCAAATCTGGACCTGACACAAGATATCCCCTCAATCAACCTGTATGACTCAGCAATGGCCATCTATACGCGTCCGCGTATGCTACCCGCTGCAAAACTCAACTCCGGGTGCGTAAAATCTTCTGTGATCGCAGAAGGCAGTATCATTCTTTGTAAAAGTATCGAACAGTGTGTTGTCGGGATCCGCTCCAGAATTGGCTTCGGATCAGAGCTAAAATCCTGCTATATCATGGGTAATGACTATTATGACACCCTGGCGCAGATTACGGCTCAGAAAGAAAGTGGCTTGCCGCCTACAGGTATCGGCGAAAACTGTCATATAGAAAACGCCATTGTAGATAAAAATGTCCATATCGGCAATAATGTCACGATCATCGGCGGCCCGGACCTGCCCGATCAGGACCATGAATTATATACCGTTAAAGACGGTATTGTGGTCATTAAAAAGGGCAGCTATATTTCTGATAACTTCGTATTGAAATAA